In the Candidatus Cloacimonadota bacterium genome, GATCAAACCTGATATTAAAAGTTGGAGAAATAAAACGATCCTGGAATTGGAAGAACTGGAAATTTCACAAATCAACTTTGCTTCTGAAGAATTTAACTACACATTGACTGCAACCGATTCATTATGGCAGTATAATGATTTTATAAGCAATTTCTCAATCAAAGCCCCGAATGCTTCCATGAAAAGTATTGCCAGCGGTTTGAAAAGAGTAAATGTTTCTGATTTCATCGATCATGACTATGAAAGTTACGCAGATAAATTCGCCAAACCTTTAGCGGAATTAACGATCACAGACTTTACCGGTAAACTGACCGATTTAAAATTCGTGGAAGGGGAAGAGAAAAAACTGGTGGTTATGAAAGATGATGAAACAGAGCATTTATTTATAATGCATGAAAGCTGGTTGAATAAATTCAAGAAATCCAAAGAGGATTTTGAGAAATAGATGATATTGAAAACTGCCAAGTTTTAAAAACTTGGCAGTTTTTTTATCTTTAATACTTGATCTCACGCTTATGCGTGGGATTTTTTTGGTTCTTAATCAGCGTTAAAGCATCATTCCCAATCCCCTGATTGGGAATGTCCTTTTCTAACATCTATTCATAACAGCGGCTCAAATAATTCTCTCCAGATTCCCATTTTCAACATCAACCAGATACATATTTACTCCTGCTTCTTCCAATAGATCTTGGGCTAATTGATCCTGATATTTTTCTGCAATATAGATCGTATTTATTTCAGCATTGATCAAAATTTTTGAACAGATGGAACATGGTTGATTCGTGCAGTAAAGAACGCCGTCTCTAACTGATGAACCATTGATGGCTGCCTGAATAACAGCATTTTGTTCTGCATGAACTCCGCGACAAAGTTCGTGTCTTTCTCCGGAAGGAACATTCAATTGTTTCCTTAAACAACCGGTTTCCGAACAATGACGAACATGCTTGGGAGCACCATTATAACCTGTTGAAATTATCTGGTTATCTTTAACGATTATTGCTCCGACTTTTCTTCTCAAACAGGTCGATCTTTTAGAAGCAAGAACAGCCATTTCCAAAAAATATTGATGCCAGTGTGGTCTATCGTTCATATAATTTCTCCATTTGTTCAAATTTGCCAAATTTCAAAAATTTAGCAAATCTATAATTTATTTTCTCTCACCAACTCCGCCTGCGACTTCCTCAAATAATAAGGTTCCAGATTTGAAATAAATTCAAAATCATATTCAGGAAACCTTTCCAATTTTAAAATTAGACTGATCAAATTGGAAGCTAAAGCAAGATTCTGATGAGGGAGAGCAGGATTAGATTTTACTCCGGAATCTTCAATTAAATTTTTAAATTTAACAAATCCATCACCAATGATCGTTACTTTTTCTTTTATCTTTTTTAGAAAAACTTCCGGTTTGGAGTTTTGAGGAGGAATGATCTCATCCAATTGCGGAGAGTAAAGGGCAGCATAAACTTCGTTCATTTTAGCATCGAGAAAAGTAAGTATCGGATATTTATTTCCATAAAGATTAGATGCTAAAAGTTTTAAAGTATTTACCGGGATCAAAGGGATTTTCCTTCCCAGACAAATTCCTTTGGCAGTTGCCAGTCCGATCCTGATTCCGGTAAATGAGCCGGGACCGTTTGCCAGAGCAATTGCATCGATCTCTTTGATCGAGATTTTACTTTGCTTCAAGCCTAAATCAATCATCGGCATCAATCTTTCGGAATGAGTAATATTTATATCGAGATAACTGATAAACGAAATGTTACTACTTTTGCTGACAGCAATGCTTCCCGAAGTTGACGAAGTGTTTAAAGCAAGGATATTCAAATTTTTCTCCCTTGATTTCTATAGCTTAATTTTTTTCAGGTTGGATTGAAGTCAAGCAAAGAATTTATTAAATTTTGAAACAAAAACTTGCCATAAGAACCGAACTTGTTCGGTTGGTTCGTAGTTCAGAACTTGTTCTGAACCCATTCTTAATTTTTCAGGACTCGGAACAAGTTCCGAGCTACAGTAACTCAAACAATCCTGATTGAGAAAATAAAAAGGTAAAGAAATGAATAAGGATACTCAAAGCAGAATCGAATTCTTCTTTTTCAAATTGTTTTTAAATACATTCAAAATTTTGCCCTTTGTTCTCATAGTGAGAATAATTAGTAATTTATTTGTCTTGGGAGGTTTTGTTATCGGGATCAGGAAAAATGTTGCCAGAAGACAATTGATGATGGTCTTCCCTGGAAAATCAAAACAAGAGATCGATAAAATTTTATGGAGAATGTATTATGACATGGGAAGAGTAGCTGCAGAAACATATTTTGGAGATTCTAAAAAACTATTTATGAGAGCAGAAGTTAAAGGTTGGAAAAATCTGGAAAAAGCTGTAAATATGGGAAAAGGCGTGATCATGATTACCGGACATCTTGGCAACTGGGAATTAGCCGGAAGGTATATCGCATCAAAGTTAAAGCTGTCTGTGGTTGCTAAAAAACAGCGAAACAGGTATTTTGATGAATATACGAACAAGATAAGAGAAGCAGAAAATATCGTTTTGATCGATAAAAAGAATGCTTTTAAACCAATCATGAAACTGCTGAAACAGAATTACATTGTTACTATTTTGATCGATCAGAATGCAGGTCGAGATGGAATTGTTACAGACTTTCTTGGCTTTGAAGCATCGACTTTTATCGGAGCTGCAAAAATTGCCATTAAAACAGGTTGTCCGATCGTTCCTGCTTTTGCTGTGAGAACGGAAGACGGAATGAATCTTTTTACAGTTGATGAAATCATATATCCGGATAAATTTCAAAATGACGATAGATCAATAAAAGAATTAACTGAAATTATATCTAAAAAACTGGAAGAATATATTTTAAAATATCCTTCTCAATGGTTCTGGGTTCACAAACGCTGGAAAGGACGAGATAAAGCCAAAAAGATATAGCCACCTGTCTTCGTCAAGACTGCGACAAGGCAAGCAAAAATGTGCAAAATACACAAAACAACAAACAGCAAACAAAAAAAACAAGATGTTTGTCTTACAAAAAAAATATTATCTTTGTGTCTTCCTGCCTTTGTGGTAAATTACAAAAAAACTTTACAAGATAACGGTCTCAATAACCTTTGCCGGCGGAGAATTGATTTATGAAAAAAGTTTTTTTTATGATAATGCTGGTCTGTTTTGCATTTTT is a window encoding:
- the tsaB gene encoding tRNA (adenosine(37)-N6)-threonylcarbamoyltransferase complex dimerization subunit type 1 TsaB, whose translation is MNILALNTSSTSGSIAVSKSSNISFISYLDINITHSERLMPMIDLGLKQSKISIKEIDAIALANGPGSFTGIRIGLATAKGICLGRKIPLIPVNTLKLLASNLYGNKYPILTFLDAKMNEVYAALYSPQLDEIIPPQNSKPEVFLKKIKEKVTIIGDGFVKFKNLIEDSGVKSNPALPHQNLALASNLISLILKLERFPEYDFEFISNLEPYYLRKSQAELVRENKL
- a CDS encoding cytidine deaminase: MNDRPHWHQYFLEMAVLASKRSTCLRRKVGAIIVKDNQIISTGYNGAPKHVRHCSETGCLRKQLNVPSGERHELCRGVHAEQNAVIQAAINGSSVRDGVLYCTNQPCSICSKILINAEINTIYIAEKYQDQLAQDLLEEAGVNMYLVDVENGNLERII